ACTGGCAGCCAGGTCTGAAGAGAGCTGCTAGGGACAAGCTTCTGTTTCCTTAGGCTCCGCAGAGCCAGCCACCATTTCCCCCGCTAGAGTGGACAAGCCCTGCCATCGGCCATGGTGGCAGCTCTCACTCTGATGGCTGGCACTGTGCCGGCCTTGGTTTCCTGGCTGGAGGGGGCAGTGAAGCAGAAGTTGGGCCACCCAGCTATGAAGGGCTGTGGGCTGTGGGTGCAGGGACCAAGGTTCCTGGAAGCACTGGAGCTAAGGTCTGGAGGCCCACCCAGCCCTTCGCTTCCCGAGTCCTGCCCTCACCCATGCAACTGTCAGGACCAAAGCAGCCTGGGAGGGTGGTTCTGATACCCAGGCCCCTGTGTGCGAGGGCCATACCTCTAAGAGGCCACTGTGGGGCAGCTCACAGGGTGAGGACTCACCGTTAAATCCAGAAATGATGGCGTTCTGGGCCCAGGTCAGCTGGAACTTCTCTTCCACTTGCTTCAGGACAGACAGGTTCTATGCAGCCCAAAGAAAGTCTGTGATTGCTCCGAGAGCTGGGAGGGGGCTGCCCCTTGGCCAAACTCCTTCAGGGAAGTTCACTTGCCATCTGCCCCTGGGGGCTGGACATCTATCCTTTCTCCCCCCAGGCTCCATGAGCCCCTTCCTTCTACCAGGGCCCTGAGGCTGGAGGGAGGTAGCCGTCCCAGCAGCCACCTTCACAGGCTGCCCCAGTGGCCTCAAAAAGCCACGTAATTCCATCAGAGATGTGCATGAATCCCTATTCATGTGACATAAGATGCGGCCACGGCTGTGGCAGGTGCGCCGACAACTCAGGCCTGTCTCCCTCACTTCTCCCTTGTGTGGTCCCTTGTGAGCAGATGGAGTGTGATAGAGGGTGGGGCTGGGATGAGGGAGGTCCACAGGACTGGCTTTCAGAGATTTCCAGCCTGGCTCCATCTTGGCACTCCTAGAGCCATTgtacctctgtttcctcattctgCAGGAATTTTATTTCCTCAAAATGGAGATATCTGTCTGCTCCAACATCCTTTGTTAAAATGACATGGGAGTGGGGGGCACAGGCATGCAGGGGTCCTGACTTAGTCCCCACTTTGCTAGGACCTACCTGTGGGACTCAGCATAAGTCACTCGACCTTTCTGGGGCTATTTCCTCATTCAGAGTAGAAGCTGGTACAGATAAACTGTTTTTAATACTTACTTGTCTGTTTTAACAGtgacacttaaaaaataaaatcctacgTGTATCCCAGTGTATGACCGAGATAGCACAGATGAAAGGGAAGCTGCTCTGGTTAAAGGCGGGAGGCCTGGCCCGGGGCCTGCTCAGTGTCTCCCCTGCCATCCTGGCCCTTTCCCCACCTCAAGCACCTGTACATGCGTCCTTGGAAACTAGAGCTTCTCGGAACGCAGTGGGGGACCAGCTGGGACGGCTGATTTCTGAGATTGAGATCTTTGTCCCCTTCTTTCACATGGTCCAGGTCAAAGCCCCTGAGAATCCAatccccctccctcccttgacGCCCCCGCCCCCATAATGGGCAGCTCACAGCCAATGTGTGAGTGTAAGAGTGTGTGAGGTGTGCAAGGGTGCAAGTGTACAAGTGCCACACCTGCAGGGGCTGGATGCCACCAGCAATGAGGTCAGAAATCATACGCACGCTGGCCCTCTTCTTTGGGTCCTGAGGCAGAAGTCGTGGAGTGGGACGCGTCTCCTCTAGATACTCAATGATGGCCAGCTGTCCAGAGGGGAGCAGTGAGGCAGGGACAGGGCCCAGGACCCCTAGGCCAGAGGGGACAGGGCCagcaaactcctcctcctcctcttccagcaCCATCACTACAccccttccccccacctcctCAGCTCAAGCCCTATAAAGCCATTTTGGACCTTATCCTGCAGAACTTGGTTCTCCATGTGCTTGaatcttcctttattttcctaaacaacctcccaccctccccacaaGCCTTGTATTGAGCCTCTCCTATGTGCTAGGCACCTTGACCACACACAGGCGAGGAAGAGATGTCAGGTGCTCTCATTCAGGGCACTACTCTCATGAGGGCCCTCCCCCAGGCCCTGCACTCACTGACTGGTGAATGGTGATTCCATCAATCTTCAGGGCTGGCACCTGCTTCATGGGATTCAGTGCCTGGAAGTCCTTAGAGAACTGTGGAGACAAGGCCCTGGTGGGCTGGGTGGCCTGGACTGTGTTGGCCAGAGGAGAACCAAGCAAGCCGGAGAACCCCAGGCCTGCCGCCCAcccccctctcccttccctgggaAGGCCCTAAATCCTAGGGCCAGGGTAATCCCTGGGGGATCCATGAAGTCTCCCAAACCCCAGCGGCTGCTGAGCCATAGGCTTCATCCTAACAGCCTGGCTATGGGCTTTTCCCTGCATCTCACACCATGGCCACCAAGGCGGCTCCTACCCTAGTCAGCCATCCAGAGGGCCCAGTATGGGGTGGGGACCCACTCGCCACCCACCCTCCCACGGTCAGGCATTGGAGAGCTCAGGCTGGGGTACACAGCCTGGACCTGGGCCCTTCCCAGGCCTCCTGCTACTGCACAgcgtgccaccatgtcccacAAGGGAGAGCCAGCAGCCTCTTGCAATGACAGTCCACAAGACACAGGTTCACTTCTCTGGGGCAGAGCCTCCCCTTCTTCCCCTGCCTGGTGCCTCTTCAAGACCTCCAATTCCCACTTTGTGGTCTGGGAACAGCTTTCTTACCTGTTGGCCCCCATCCTTTATGAGATTAATGGGCACCGTCTCATAGTCAATGCCTTTCAAGGCCAGAGCTAGGGGAGACCACAGATAGCAGAGTCAGCGAACAGCCTCTGGCCATACTCTTAAAGAGCCCTTCTAGGGTGACATAAGGCCAAAGAGGGGGAGGCTTCTCTACACTTCTGGGTGGTCAAGGCTCACCTTGGCACTATCCCCTTCTCTCCAGCTTTCCTTGTTACCACCTGCTCCCTACCCCAGATGCACGATGTTCTGCCTCGCTCGCCCCTGAACTCTAAGAGACCTCACGATCTGGACCCCCCAATGGGGCCCTCATGCCCCCTGGGTGGTGATAAAGGTGTATGCCCTGCCACTCCGTGGGCTCCTGGAGGACAGCAAGGGTGTGTCATGTTTACCTCTGCTCCCCCAGGGCCTTAAACAGTGATGACCAGTGCCTTGGTTGGAGACATGCAATTACTCCCTCAAGAAGGCAACTAAGGGCCAAGTGAAGGAGCTCAGGTGGCCACACAGAGCACACACAGATGGCACTCTTGTTCTGTTGGAGAAGGATCTCTTCCAATCTATTCTCTCTGTTCTCAGGGCTGTTTACTAGAGATTCCAGACAGGCACTGGGCTCCTTGGTGGCCTTGGAGCGCATCTGCTGTGACTCCAGTCACCAGATTTCCTCTCCATCCCTTTTGATAATTTCCCCTGGCAAGCTGGGTAAAAAAACCTGGGTGGGTCAGCACTAGTGGAGAAGACTGCGtgcgtgtgcatgcgtgtgtgtacTATGCGCACTTGGGCATTCAAGTATGGTGATGGCCAATCTCGGGGAAGGGCAAAGGAATGAGGGGAGGAGGACCAGACATGTCACGGTgtagacagcctgggcaacaccagGCTACTCCTAGTGCTGGTCAGCTCCCGTCTGGGGAGTGACAGTCTTTGGGGCTGGAGGAGACACCTGGAGGAGGGAAGGCCAAAGCACACAGGCCCTACAGACACCACCTATATTGCTCTGGCTTCTGGCTTTGGGCTCAGCCAGGGCAGAGGCACTAGCACCTGGGGATCggttcatcttctttttttttttttttgagacggagtctcgctctgtcgcccaggctggagtgcagtggcctgatctcagctcactgcaagctctgcctcccgggttcacgccattctcctgcctcagcctcccgagtagctgggactacaggcgcccgccaacacgcccggctaattttttttttgtattttagtagagacggggtttcaccgtgttagccaggatggtctcgatctcctgacctcgtgatccgcccgtcttggcctcccaaagtgctgggattacaggcttgagccaccgcgcccggccccggttCATCTTCTTGGAGGAAAGTTTCTCCTGGCACCCAGTGCTCTTGCTTACTGATCCCAGCAAATACCAAGTGACTGCGGGATGGAGGAGGGGTCACGGAGGATAGCTTTGCCTCCACACTCTGGAGGCAAGCTTCTTGGGTTCAAATTTCAACACAGTCACTTGctaactgtgtggccttgggcaagtaacttaatGGGCCTCTGGAGCCAGACTATATGGTTTGAATTCCAGTTCTGCCTCTTAGTAGCTgaatgatcttgggcaagttacttaatgttGCCTCAGttttttgtgcctcagcttcctcctctatACAATGGGAACTGTAATAGTACCTCCCTCCTAGGGTTGCTGAGGTTTAAATGGAATTGGGCACACAAAAGCACTCGGCACAGAGCTTTTCCTCAGTATAGACTGCTTTTCCTCAGTACAGTACAGCCTTTGCCAAATGCTGTGTTAagctgagggagggaagggtcAAACAAGGACTAGCCACAGGGCccttgtttctgcttttctgaagCCTCCACGGCTGACGCTGGCCTGCTGGTCCATTCTGTTTGCTTTGCCAGTTCAAATAAGATAAGAACTGAGGGAGGCCAGCTGTTCCCCTGCTAGTTACCAGGGGCATATGGATTTTGTGACCCTGCTTTAAACACGGTTGCCAAGGGGCTTTGGAGAGCAGTGTTGGGAGAAGTGTCAGtcccaagaaaaaaaacaacccccttcctcccaccctcacctTGTGTTTCCAGGGTGGAGATGCCATGAAGGGATGGGGGTTCTAGGAGTCAGGGGACGCTGGTTGCTGGGGGTGAGGTCCTTTCTGACAGAGTACCCCTTCCATCCCAGGCCAGCTTCTCCACCCCAGGCCACCCCACTCCAGCACTCAGTCTGGAGGAGGCACAGCTTACCAATTCGAACTCTCCATGAGCAGGAGCTTCGGAAATAGGAATAGAGGatgggctgaggagagaggatgaaGGCACGTGTTAACCCATGCTGGGTGGGCTCCAGCTTGGGAGGAGTCAACCGTTTCTTCCTATCCTGCCAGGCCTCCTCTCGCAGGCCTGCATCTGGGCAACTCAGGTCAAGACTCCGAGCTCTCTGAGAGGCTCGTGAGGTCCCTTGGCTCCAAAATTGTGCTCGTTTGAGCTCCTGAGGTCCAAGAGGCCCCCAAAGGGGCAGCCAGTCTGCAAGTGCCTTCCTTACCTTGCCAGACTCTGTCATGGTATCGTGGtgaccctcagcctcccagggaatGTCCCCTCTGGCAGAGCTTCTGAGCAGGGAAAGGAAACCTAAAGGGGTGGATTTCAGGAGCCAATGGGGAAGCTGGGCTACCCAGGCACTGGGGGAACTTTGACTCTGGTCAGAAAGGGCATTTctagccaggaacagtggctcacgcctgtaatgctagcactttgggagccaaggtgggcggatcatttgaggtcaggagtttgagaccagcctggccaacatggtgaaaccctgcttctactgaaaatacaaaaaaaatcagccgggtgtggtagtgagtgcctgtaatctcagctactcaggaggctgaggcaagagaatagcttgaacccaggaggtggaggtcgcactgggccgagatcgtgccactgcactccagagcgagactgcatctcaaaaaaaaaaaaaaaaaaaaaaggaaagggcatTTTTTTGCAACTTGCTGGAAGTTTCTTATGCTCCTGCTGGGGTCAGGTATGGTGTCCCCCCACAGAGCATGGCCTGGTTGTGATGCAGTAGTTTGAGTGGTAGAGCGGGGTGGGAGCTGGCATCTGGTCTGGATCTGGTGCAGGAACCAGCTctgcatgaccttggacaaaCCTCTGCCTTCTTTAATCTTCGGCTCCCTCATTTGTAAGACAAAGGGTTGCCCTAAAATGATGGCAGGGATTCCTTCTAGCAATGCGGAAAGATGAGGAATTCTGACTTTTTGATGCTTTGGTGCCTGTCTCCTTCAACTCCACCTCCCAGCAGTCCAGGCTCTCAGCTGTCTCCATAAAAACAGCTGGCAGATATGCTCACTCACTCCAAAGGTGAGGTCAAAAGCTGGCAGCCCACTGGGGCCCTATCTGGCCCTCAGAATTTCTGTTTGCTTAACGCAGTAGTTTAAAATGTTTCAGGTAGTTGCCAATGTTTAAAAATCAGGACATTTCGTTCTagtgtggtgggtcatgcctgtaatgccagcactttgggaggctgaggccagcagattacctgaggtcaggagtccgagaccagcctggccaacatggcgaaactcgtctctcctgaaaatacaaaaattagccaggtgtggtggtgtgcgtctgtaatcacagctactcgagaggctgaggtatgagaattgcttgaatccaggaggcggaggatacagtgagccaagatagtgccactgccctccagcctaggggacagagcaagactccatctcaaaataaataaaataaaataaaaaaataaaaatcatgacattttatatacaacctgtttttttctttaaaaaatctggaGACAGTAGATTTGGGCTCCTAAATACCAACAATTGATGGGAACAGACCGATGGCCCCCATCAACCAGGGTATGCCCTCAGATCTGCCATGGCCCATATCTGGCccacttttctcctttttgttacCTTTGGGCCCTTGGGGGCAGCTGGGTGTGTGATCTCTACTCCAAAGTTTAAGGGGCTCAAAGTTAATTTCTCTGGTGTTTCTTGGGGAGCCAGCATTTCAAAGTGGAACCCAGGAAAGACTCGCCAGTGATTAGCACTCATGAATCTTCCCACCAACGTGTGTATCCCTATGGATGGGGGAGAACTTGACAGAACTTCTCAGATACCCTGTTTACTACCCCTCTGActacagacatttcaccaaagctccctctcccctctgccaCCCCCAGAATATTAAGCTGCTCTCTGAACCTGCTTTCACCATCCATGTACTACCAACTCAGTCTGCTAGATGGCAAGGGTACAAGTGGGAACCTAGGCCCTTCCAAGGTGGTTCCCAAGCCCAGGAGTCCCAGCCTGTCCTGAAGGTACCTTTTGTGAGGAAAGTAAAGATGGTCCTGGCACAGAAAGCAGGCGATGGGCAGAAAGTGCCTTTCGAAGAGGAATTGGGTGGCCACAACTGGATCTTTCTTATTTGGAGATGCAGTCCCCTTTCCTTACTTAGCCAGGTTACAGGGGCCCTGGGGCCAAGGGACAGGGACTGCTGGTGACCACTAAAGAGTGGCAGATATTAATTGGCTTAGAATCTCTGAAGAAATGCCTTACCTAATGGTTAAATGCCTTTGGATTACACCTTTGGATCTGTACTACGAATGACCAAAAGCATGGTAAATGCTGCTCCCCTCCATCACGACCCACAAGCAGGAAACCTGAAATCTCTTAGgcattttctgctttctcttacCAGTGATAACTATGCAAACCATCCCCCGTTCCTTTCTGCACTTGTAGAACTAAATTTTAAGCCCAAGTATCCATCTCATCAGCACTCCTGGAAGACTTCTGTTTCCAATTCAAATATGCATTCTGATTACTttagcagattttatttttaaaccatgtCTTACACATGATTTGAGAAAAAGACTCCTAAAATCCCATTTGGAAGAGGGAGGACTATACATTATTAACGTGACACAAAGTCCCCATCTAACGTGCCACCTTCCTTAGTGCCATaaaagtggttctcaaactttacgGCGCGTTAAGACCCATCAGGACTGCTTATAAAAACATGCAGA
This genomic window from Piliocolobus tephrosceles isolate RC106 chromosome 6, ASM277652v3, whole genome shotgun sequence contains:
- the GSTZ1 gene encoding maleylacetoacetate isomerase isoform X2, with product MQAGKPILYSYFRSSCSWRVRIALALKGIDYETVPINLIKDGGQQFSKDFQALNPMKQVPALKIDGITIHQSNLSVLKQVEEKFQLTWAQNAIISGFNALEQILQSTAGTYCVGDEVTMADLCLVPQVANAERFKVDCTPYPTISSINKRLLVLEAFQVTHPCRQPDTPTELRA
- the GSTZ1 gene encoding maleylacetoacetate isomerase isoform X1, which encodes MQAGKPILYSYFRSSCSWRVRIALALKGIDYETVPINLIKDGGQQFSKDFQALNPMKQVPALKIDGITIHQSLAIIEYLEETRPTPRLLPQDPKKRASVRMISDLIAGGIQPLQNLSVLKQVEEKFQLTWAQNAIISGFNALEQILQSTAGTYCVGDEVTMADLCLVPQVANAERFKVDCTPYPTISSINKRLLVLEAFQVTHPCRQPDTPTELRA